A stretch of Halomonas elongata DSM 2581 DNA encodes these proteins:
- the gloA2 gene encoding SMU1112c/YaeR family gloxylase I-like metalloprotein → MDASTTRLPLAGVHHVALITADYPRARRFYLEVLDAEILNETYREERDSHKLDLLLPGGIQLELFSFPSPPPRPSYPEACGLRHLALATTDLEACVALLEARGAAPEPIRVDEHTGARFTFLADPDGTPIECYEISG, encoded by the coding sequence ATGGACGCGTCCACCACTCGTTTACCACTCGCCGGCGTGCATCACGTCGCGCTGATCACTGCCGACTACCCCCGAGCCCGACGCTTTTATCTCGAGGTCCTGGATGCCGAAATCCTGAACGAGACCTACCGCGAGGAGCGTGACAGCCACAAGCTCGATCTCTTGCTGCCCGGTGGCATTCAACTGGAGCTATTTTCCTTTCCCTCGCCGCCCCCACGCCCGAGCTATCCCGAAGCCTGCGGGCTGCGTCACCTGGCGCTCGCCACTACGGATCTCGAAGCCTGCGTGGCACTCCTCGAAGCGCGTGGCGCCGCCCCCGAACCGATCCGCGTCGACGAGCACACCGGTGCTCGTTTCACCTTTCTCGCCGACCCGGATGGCACTCCCATCGAGTGCTACGAGATCAGTGGCTGA